The DNA window CCTCCCGTGGATTTTCCGGAAATCTGCATCGCGTGGCCTTCTAAAAGATAAAATACCACAGATAAAATAGGCGTATGACGCTCCTGCTCCCCGTTCTCTCCGGCGCGCTCGCCGGTTTCAGCTACATCCCCTTCCCTCCCTGGGCGCTTTTCTTCTGTCTCGTTCCCCTCTGGCTCTTCTGGCTTCGCGAAACATCCTGGAAAAGGGTCCTGTTCGGAGGATGGCTCGCCCAGTTCGTCCTGACGCTGATCGTTTCCCATTGGGTGGCCCACACCGCCCACGAATTCGGCCGCCTCTCCCGGCCCGTCTCCATCCTCGTTCTTCTCCTGTTCGCCGCCCTCGGGCACATGTTCCTCCCCGCGGCCGGGCTCGCCTTCGCGCTGCTCCGTTCCCGCCGGAAATTTTCCCCCGGGGCGGAACGATTCCTTCTCGCCTCGCTGACCGCTCTTGCCTGGTCGATCTGGCCGATGCTTTTCCCGTGGAACCTCGGGTACGCATGGTTCGGGGCCGGGATGCCCGCCTTCCAGCTCGCGGAATTCGTGGGATTCGAGGGGCTGGGCGCTGCGACGATCGGGCTCAACCTTGCGTTCCTCGCGTCATGGGAAAACCGCGGATCGCGGAAGGGCGCGGCCGCCCTCGGGGCTGCCCTGGCCTTCCTCGCCGTCCTCAACGCATCGGGATGGTTCCGGGGGAAAACCCTTCCTCCCCCCGACGCGAAGGTGCGAATCCTGGTCGTCCAGGGGAACATCGGCGATTACCTCCGATTGCGGGAGGAGCGGGGAGATCGCTTCCGGGAGGAGATCCTGGCGAGCTACTTCTCCGCGACCTCGCGGGGGCTGGCGGCATCGGCCGGGAGCCCGCCGGATTTCGCGGTGTGGCCGGAATCGGCGTTTCCCGACATCATCCACCCGGCCGGCATGGAGGAAGGGAACGTCCTCCTGCTGCGGGAATACCTGTCCCGCCACGCGATCGCGCTGGTCGCAGGCGCGCGGGGATACGACGCGTCCTCCGGAAAGCGGACGAACGCCCTGTTCCTGTTCGACGGGAACGGAAGGCAGGCGGCGGCGCCGTACCATAAAACGAAGCTCCTGGCGTTCGGGGAGTACGTCCCGGGAAGCGCGGCGTTCCCGGCGCTCAAGGGACTGTTCCCCCGCACGGCCGACTTCGCCCGGGGAAACGGGCCGGAGACGAGAACGCTGAACGGATTGATATTGGGACCGCAGATCTGCTACGAAGGGCTCTTCCCCGGGTTCTCCCGCTCCCTGGCGGAGCAGGGGGCGCA is part of the Thermodesulfobacteriota bacterium genome and encodes:
- the lnt gene encoding apolipoprotein N-acyltransferase, which produces MTLLLPVLSGALAGFSYIPFPPWALFFCLVPLWLFWLRETSWKRVLFGGWLAQFVLTLIVSHWVAHTAHEFGRLSRPVSILVLLLFAALGHMFLPAAGLAFALLRSRRKFSPGAERFLLASLTALAWSIWPMLFPWNLGYAWFGAGMPAFQLAEFVGFEGLGAATIGLNLAFLASWENRGSRKGAAALGAALAFLAVLNASGWFRGKTLPPPDAKVRILVVQGNIGDYLRLREERGDRFREEILASYFSATSRGLAASAGSPPDFAVWPESAFPDIIHPAGMEEGNVLLLREYLSRHAIALVAGARGYDASSGKRTNALFLFDGNGRQAAAPYHKTKLLAFGEYVPGSAAFPALKGLFPRTADFARGNGPETRTLNGLILGPQICYEGLFPGFSRSLAEQGAQLFLNVTNDSWFGDWAEPRQHLMMTLARGIEFRLPVVRATSTGFSAAILADGTLLERSPLRKEWASVYEIPYRKEPRATFYRDYGYRLVPAVLWIAAGGAFLAGRKKKSGRAPKGPPGGATR